From Ignavibacteriota bacterium, the proteins below share one genomic window:
- a CDS encoding pentapeptide repeat-containing protein: MKTKATLSVALPRIPKDIPIFEGRDIDGSTEIVQVHCIDIDLAGRAVSGLTFDRTIVQRILMNRTRIANARLFDVQCEGSDLSGSSWQRSRWQRVHFKGCKLTGAQFTTLTGTDVSFQECSMEGAIFSGGKLKGVHFERCRMARAVFDRVDLGGATFHRCDLSGMDLTGSKLEGVDLRASDIPDIRLEVVQYKGLTIDPVQAAELVAQLGCVVKSAEED, from the coding sequence ATGAAAACCAAAGCGACACTCTCCGTGGCACTCCCGCGCATCCCGAAAGACATCCCGATCTTCGAAGGACGCGATATCGATGGTTCAACGGAGATCGTTCAGGTCCACTGCATCGACATCGATCTTGCAGGTCGTGCCGTCTCTGGACTGACGTTCGACCGGACCATCGTACAACGCATCCTGATGAACCGCACACGCATCGCCAATGCACGTTTGTTCGATGTGCAGTGCGAGGGATCGGACCTTTCGGGCTCTTCATGGCAACGGTCGCGGTGGCAGCGGGTGCACTTCAAAGGATGCAAACTGACCGGCGCGCAGTTCACAACTCTCACCGGAACGGATGTCTCCTTTCAGGAATGCAGCATGGAGGGTGCGATCTTCTCGGGCGGGAAGCTCAAAGGTGTGCACTTCGAGCGGTGCCGCATGGCCAGGGCAGTATTCGACAGGGTGGACCTTGGCGGCGCCACATTCCACCGGTGCGATCTCTCGGGCATGGACCTCACGGGCAGCAAACTGGAAGGCGTCGATCTCCGTGCGTCGGATATCCCGGATATCCGGCTCGAGGTTGTCCAGTACAAAGGCCTGACGATCGACCCTGTTCAGGCGGCGGAACTCGTTGCTCAACTCGGTTGCGTCGTGAAGTCTGCGGAAGAGGATTAG
- a CDS encoding alcohol dehydrogenase catalytic domain-containing protein — protein sequence MKAALLTGIHRFDVTDVPTPQIVHDTDVLIRIGTVGVCGSDVHYFTTGRIGSQVVEFPFTIGHETAGIVESVGGKVTKVRPGQRIAVDPSVSCGECDQCKAGREHTCRRLLFLGCPTQLEGCLGEYLVLPEACCYPIPDSMTFAQATLSEPLAIGVYAVEQSGIRGDASVGILGAGPIGMSVFHVLRTRKTGSVIITDKIEDRLKKAAALSPAWAGNPERVDVVAEVGRIVPLMLDVVFECSGDPAASLQGVQLLKPGGKLVIVGIPEVDEIAFPIHELRRKEITIFNIRRQVHCTQKALDLLASGAVAMDAMATHAFTLDRTQEAFELVSGYKDGVMKAMITVA from the coding sequence ATGAAAGCAGCACTCCTTACCGGCATCCACCGTTTCGATGTGACGGATGTTCCCACCCCTCAGATCGTGCACGATACGGATGTGCTGATCAGGATCGGTACCGTGGGAGTCTGCGGATCGGATGTCCATTATTTCACAACAGGCAGGATCGGTTCGCAGGTCGTGGAATTCCCGTTCACGATCGGACATGAGACCGCCGGCATCGTGGAGAGCGTGGGCGGCAAGGTGACGAAGGTCCGCCCCGGACAGCGTATCGCTGTGGACCCTTCGGTGTCATGCGGGGAATGCGATCAGTGCAAAGCCGGCAGGGAACACACCTGCCGGCGCCTCCTCTTCCTCGGTTGCCCCACACAGCTCGAGGGGTGTCTCGGTGAGTACCTCGTCCTTCCGGAAGCATGCTGCTATCCGATCCCGGACAGCATGACGTTCGCGCAGGCAACCCTGTCGGAGCCGCTGGCCATCGGGGTGTACGCCGTGGAGCAGTCTGGCATCCGGGGCGATGCCTCCGTGGGGATCCTTGGTGCAGGGCCGATCGGCATGTCGGTGTTCCATGTGCTGCGGACCCGGAAGACCGGCTCTGTGATCATCACGGACAAGATCGAAGACCGGCTGAAGAAAGCCGCTGCGCTGAGCCCGGCCTGGGCAGGAAACCCTGAACGGGTGGATGTCGTGGCGGAGGTGGGCCGCATCGTGCCGCTGATGCTGGATGTCGTGTTCGAGTGCAGCGGCGACCCCGCGGCCTCGTTGCAGGGGGTGCAGTTGCTGAAGCCCGGCGGCAAACTTGTCATCGTTGGTATCCCCGAAGTGGATGAGATCGCGTTCCCGATCCATGAACTCCGCCGGAAGGAGATCACGATCTTCAACATCCGGCGCCAGGTCCACTGCACGCAGAAAGCGCTCGACCTTCTCGCGAGCGGGGCGGTGGCCATGGATGCCATGGCAACCCATGCGTTCACGCTCGATCGGACGCAGGAGGCATTCGAACTCGTGTCGGGCTACAAGGACGGAGTGATGAAGGCGATGATCACCGTCGCCTGA
- a CDS encoding L-lactate dehydrogenase, whose product MTSSTTDTRQVGLVGTGLVGTSFAYALIIRRLANRLVLIDVNHEKALGEVMDFEHGLSFAHPMRIEAGSYEDLAGCRIVVIAAGTGQRPGESRLDLLGRNAAIFRDIVPRIVKANPDVILLIATNPVDILTHIALDVSGLPPSRVIGSGTILDTSRFRFLLGQYYGVDTQSVHAYIIGEHGDSEIPVWSLANIGGVRLQEFAPLKNRQYDQKDMDDIFIRVRDAAYEIIKRKGATYYAIGLGLVSIVESILGDYRRVLPVSTLMTGPHGVHDMCLSLPSVVGEQGIEEVLALNLSPDEAEGFRRSAGKLKDTYRLLR is encoded by the coding sequence ATGACATCCAGTACGACAGATACCCGTCAGGTAGGATTGGTCGGGACAGGGCTTGTGGGGACCTCCTTCGCCTACGCGCTCATCATCAGGCGATTGGCAAACCGGCTGGTCCTCATTGATGTGAACCATGAGAAAGCCCTCGGCGAAGTGATGGACTTCGAACACGGGCTTTCCTTCGCGCATCCCATGAGGATCGAAGCAGGTTCCTACGAGGACCTTGCGGGATGCCGCATCGTCGTGATCGCTGCGGGCACGGGACAGCGCCCCGGGGAGTCGCGACTCGACCTGCTCGGCAGGAACGCGGCGATCTTCCGCGACATCGTGCCGCGCATCGTGAAGGCGAACCCGGACGTCATCCTGCTCATCGCCACCAACCCCGTGGACATCCTCACCCACATCGCGCTTGACGTGTCCGGCCTCCCCCCTTCCCGCGTGATCGGGTCCGGTACGATCCTCGACACCTCCCGGTTCCGCTTCCTGCTCGGACAGTATTATGGTGTCGACACCCAGAGCGTGCATGCGTACATCATCGGGGAGCACGGCGACAGCGAGATCCCCGTGTGGAGTCTCGCCAACATCGGCGGCGTGCGCCTGCAGGAATTCGCTCCCCTGAAGAACCGGCAGTACGATCAGAAGGACATGGACGACATCTTCATACGCGTCCGCGATGCGGCGTACGAGATCATCAAGCGGAAAGGGGCGACGTATTATGCCATCGGGCTCGGACTTGTCTCCATCGTCGAGTCGATCCTCGGCGACTACCGGCGGGTCCTCCCGGTATCCACTCTCATGACCGGTCCGCACGGCGTACACGACATGTGCCTCAGCCTCCCATCGGTCGTGGGAGAGCAGGGCATCGAAGAAGTGCTCGCACTCAATCTCAGCCCTGACGAGGCCGAGGGCTTCAGGAGATCGGCGGGGAAACTCAAGGACACCTACCGGCTTCTCCGGTGA
- a CDS encoding immunoglobulin domain-containing protein — MPSKRNFESTLSLQYQFQGIIVEQDASNYVRFDFVCEGSVLRVFAASVVAGTPTVRFDAAVTKTVPMYLRVTRAGNQWTQHWSSNGTTWTQTVSFTQALTATGAGILAGNAGDAPPATTILVDYFFNRNAPITSEDAGTAPVITAGPASVAVNAGQTATFTVAATGTTPLSYQWSKNGTTIAGATSSSYTTPAVATADNGALFRCTVSNMAGSVLSAAATLTVHAAPVVIAHPASVSVPAGTTATFVVQATGSRPFTYQWLRDGGTISGATDSLYRITSAVAADSGAAFSCIVLNGLGSDTSNAAVLSVGRIPLITAGPAPLTVAIGAPAAFSIAAEGSLPLSYQWKRNGTSIAGATGPLYTLAAAQASDDSSRYQAFVTNAFGADTSAGALLRVQAPAVLTAEPRDTTVGEGSAASFTVTAAGTLPLTYIWEKNGAAIDGVTTRTLTLAGVTLGDDSSAYRCIVTNTLGTDTSRSALLRVTLRPPVIVREPLSVGVQTGQTATFTIRATGSVPLSYQWQKNGAAIAGANDTLYTTPAITLADNGAGFRCIVSNTAGKDTSTTAVLSVGGVPPAITADPASQTVPLGRTYLFTAAATGSGSISFQWQKNNVSIAGATGASYLGPTTLSADNGATFRCIVSSQYGRDTSAAALLTITTAPAWGIQWTMLSSSAGTMPPPKASGTEHTASLVLDINKDGWTDFVIADRTTAPSVVWYQRTYTGWTVRTIDSTLLPVEAGGAFFDIDKDGDLDIVFGGDAQSNLIWWWENPYPSYTGAWTRRLIKNTGGTQHHDMIFADADGDGQTEFIYWNQLPRPGGDKLFLAEIPAAPKSTQPWPATQILSGRLYSEGLDTADVDGDGKLDLIGGGSWYKHMGGTTFVTNIIDSTVRYGRVAVGQLVPGGRPEIVLCNGDTLGPLRWYEWNGTLWTAHDLLGFNAENPHSLAVADLDHDGALDIFSAEMMTLNNSDAKTRVFCGDGTGMFQLRELASGVDNHESRVADLDGDGDLDILSKPYDTGVPGVRAWINNGTGNRILPLNLWRKRIIDSSIPAIALFVLPGDMDRDGFMDIVAGGWWYKNPRDIGLTWQRNAIGSPLNTMFLLHDLDGDGDTDILGTQGVGDADNDSFAWGQNNGSGVFTVRTNIQQGDGMFPQGASAARFQAGGPLEVALDWDAGVTGVQMISVPTLPETETWTWRRITTASLGEGIDNGDIDRDGDLDLLLGTTWLRNDAGVWTPFVLHTAATGEPDRNYLMDMDRDGDLDAVIGYGHDTAGKLAWYEQPVDPTGTWAEHIIGNVVGPHSVSVRDFDRDGDPDVVMGEHNNPPLGTERLIMFRNADGAGKAWEQILIGTGEEHHDGAIAVDIDGDGDLDVISVGYTHNRVLLYENLAIDTIVVAIPPIITQHPSSVSAAVGQTASFSLVATGTATLGYQWQRNGTAISGATAATYTTPALAKADSGAVFRCVVTNTAGSATSNPATLSVTSGGIVSDDFRSAALNTALWTVVNPAPVSTFALTGSGTASARLTVSIPAGSSHDAWDTGNFTPRILQPTTNTDFEVEAKFESTLAALYQFQGIVVQQDASNYVRFDFVRESSATRFFSASFVANTPTVRRDVVITNTNPVYLRVKRAGNQWTGSYSSNGSTWTSGVTFSHTLIATSIGPFFGNQGNTPSTAPAFTGIIDYFFNTAARISPEDGVAGKEAVPAELRVPGATYLDNNYPNPFNPETRIRFGLPVDGPVSVAVYNSLGERVAVLQDGWMEAGHHELVFDGAGLSSGVYFCRMQAGGYTGTKKLALVR, encoded by the coding sequence TTGCCCTCGAAGCGAAATTTCGAATCGACCCTGAGCCTGCAATACCAGTTCCAGGGCATCATTGTGGAACAGGATGCATCGAACTATGTCCGATTTGATTTTGTCTGTGAAGGAAGCGTCCTGCGTGTCTTTGCCGCTTCGGTGGTCGCAGGCACACCGACCGTCCGCTTCGACGCTGCCGTGACGAAGACCGTCCCCATGTACCTGCGCGTCACCCGCGCAGGAAACCAGTGGACGCAGCACTGGTCATCGAACGGGACCACATGGACCCAGACCGTGAGCTTCACCCAGGCACTCACGGCGACCGGCGCGGGTATCCTTGCGGGGAACGCAGGCGATGCCCCTCCGGCAACGACGATCCTGGTGGATTACTTCTTCAACCGCAATGCCCCGATCACTTCGGAAGATGCCGGAACGGCCCCCGTCATCACTGCCGGACCGGCGAGTGTTGCAGTGAATGCCGGACAGACGGCGACGTTCACCGTCGCCGCTACCGGGACAACGCCCCTCTCGTATCAATGGAGCAAGAACGGCACCACGATCGCCGGTGCTACATCGTCATCGTATACCACCCCGGCGGTCGCCACGGCGGATAACGGAGCGCTCTTCCGATGCACCGTCAGCAACATGGCCGGAAGCGTCCTGAGCGCGGCCGCAACGCTGACCGTGCACGCTGCCCCGGTCGTGATCGCACACCCGGCCTCCGTATCGGTACCGGCGGGCACGACGGCAACATTCGTGGTGCAGGCGACGGGATCCCGGCCGTTCACGTATCAGTGGCTGCGTGATGGCGGGACCATATCTGGCGCCACGGACTCGCTCTACCGGATCACATCGGCCGTCGCCGCCGACAGTGGCGCAGCATTCTCCTGCATCGTACTCAACGGACTGGGAAGCGACACCAGCAATGCCGCTGTGTTGAGCGTCGGACGCATCCCGCTCATCACGGCCGGTCCCGCGCCCCTCACCGTTGCGATCGGCGCACCGGCGGCATTCAGTATAGCAGCCGAAGGATCCCTGCCCCTTTCCTACCAGTGGAAGCGGAACGGCACATCCATCGCCGGAGCGACAGGCCCCCTGTACACGCTCGCCGCGGCACAGGCATCGGATGACAGTTCGCGGTATCAAGCATTCGTCACCAATGCCTTCGGCGCTGATACAAGCGCCGGGGCGTTGCTGCGCGTGCAGGCCCCCGCTGTGCTCACGGCAGAACCCCGGGATACGACCGTGGGCGAAGGATCGGCAGCCTCATTCACGGTCACCGCTGCGGGCACGCTCCCGCTCACCTATATATGGGAGAAGAACGGAGCGGCCATCGACGGGGTAACCACCCGTACGCTCACGCTTGCTGGAGTGACACTGGGAGACGACAGCAGTGCCTACCGCTGCATCGTTACCAACACCCTCGGGACGGACACGAGCCGGAGCGCTCTCTTGCGGGTGACCCTCCGCCCACCGGTCATCGTCCGCGAACCGCTCTCGGTCGGAGTGCAGACGGGGCAAACGGCAACGTTCACGATCCGGGCGACGGGGAGTGTACCGCTCTCCTATCAGTGGCAGAAGAATGGCGCAGCCATCGCGGGCGCGAACGACACACTGTACACGACGCCGGCGATCACGCTTGCCGACAATGGTGCCGGGTTCCGCTGCATCGTGAGCAATACTGCGGGGAAGGACACCAGCACAACGGCAGTGCTGTCGGTCGGGGGTGTTCCGCCGGCGATCACCGCCGATCCGGCAAGCCAGACGGTCCCGCTCGGCCGTACGTATCTGTTCACCGCGGCAGCGACAGGGTCGGGGAGCATCAGCTTTCAATGGCAGAAGAACAACGTATCCATTGCGGGGGCAACAGGTGCAAGCTACCTCGGGCCCACGACGCTCAGCGCGGACAACGGCGCAACGTTTCGTTGCATCGTCAGTAGTCAGTACGGGCGCGACACCAGCGCTGCGGCGCTCCTGACCATCACAACGGCCCCGGCCTGGGGGATCCAATGGACGATGCTGAGTTCGTCCGCCGGGACCATGCCTCCCCCGAAGGCGAGCGGCACGGAACACACTGCATCGTTGGTCCTGGATATCAACAAGGATGGGTGGACGGATTTCGTCATAGCCGACCGCACGACAGCTCCGTCGGTCGTCTGGTATCAACGTACCTACACCGGCTGGACCGTCCGCACGATCGACAGCACGCTTCTTCCGGTCGAGGCGGGCGGAGCGTTCTTCGATATCGACAAAGACGGTGATCTGGATATCGTCTTCGGAGGCGATGCGCAGAGCAACCTGATCTGGTGGTGGGAGAACCCCTATCCTTCCTATACGGGAGCATGGACACGCCGGCTGATCAAGAACACCGGAGGGACCCAGCACCACGACATGATCTTCGCCGATGCCGATGGCGACGGCCAGACCGAATTCATCTATTGGAATCAGCTCCCGCGGCCCGGAGGCGACAAGCTGTTCCTTGCCGAGATCCCTGCCGCACCGAAGTCCACGCAACCCTGGCCGGCAACTCAGATACTGTCCGGGCGGCTCTACTCCGAGGGTCTCGACACTGCGGACGTGGACGGCGACGGCAAACTGGATCTCATTGGCGGCGGGAGCTGGTACAAGCACATGGGAGGAACCACATTCGTCACCAACATCATCGACAGCACGGTCCGGTACGGCCGTGTCGCAGTCGGACAGCTCGTGCCCGGGGGCAGACCGGAGATCGTCCTCTGCAATGGCGACACCCTCGGCCCGCTCCGGTGGTATGAATGGAACGGGACACTATGGACGGCGCATGACCTTCTCGGTTTCAATGCGGAGAACCCGCACAGCCTCGCGGTTGCGGACCTCGACCATGACGGAGCGCTGGATATCTTCTCCGCCGAGATGATGACGTTGAACAACTCCGACGCAAAGACCCGCGTCTTCTGCGGAGACGGTACGGGAATGTTCCAACTGCGCGAGCTCGCGAGCGGCGTGGACAATCATGAATCGCGGGTTGCCGACCTTGACGGTGACGGCGACCTCGATATCCTCTCCAAGCCCTATGACACCGGTGTGCCGGGAGTTCGGGCATGGATCAACAACGGGACCGGAAATCGAATCCTGCCGCTCAATCTCTGGCGGAAGCGGATCATTGACAGCAGCATACCGGCCATCGCACTCTTCGTCCTGCCGGGCGACATGGACCGCGATGGTTTTATGGATATCGTCGCCGGTGGATGGTGGTACAAGAACCCGCGCGACATCGGCCTGACGTGGCAGCGAAACGCCATTGGCTCACCGCTCAACACGATGTTTCTCCTCCATGACCTCGACGGTGACGGCGATACGGACATCCTGGGCACCCAGGGGGTCGGTGATGCCGACAACGACTCCTTTGCGTGGGGGCAGAACAATGGCAGCGGTGTGTTCACCGTCCGCACGAACATCCAGCAAGGCGACGGTATGTTCCCTCAGGGAGCAAGTGCGGCGCGGTTCCAGGCCGGAGGCCCGCTGGAGGTCGCCCTCGACTGGGACGCGGGGGTGACAGGGGTGCAGATGATCAGCGTTCCCACGCTGCCGGAGACGGAGACCTGGACATGGCGCCGGATCACCACGGCGAGCCTGGGCGAGGGGATCGACAACGGCGATATCGACCGTGATGGCGACCTGGACCTGCTCCTGGGCACGACCTGGCTCCGGAATGACGCGGGAGTGTGGACACCGTTCGTCCTGCACACGGCCGCGACCGGCGAACCCGACAGGAACTATCTGATGGACATGGACCGGGACGGCGATCTGGATGCCGTGATCGGCTATGGACACGACACGGCGGGAAAACTCGCCTGGTATGAACAACCGGTGGACCCAACCGGCACATGGGCCGAGCACATCATTGGCAACGTCGTCGGGCCGCACAGTGTGAGTGTACGCGACTTTGACCGGGACGGCGACCCGGACGTCGTGATGGGAGAACACAACAATCCCCCGCTCGGCACCGAGCGGCTCATCATGTTCCGTAATGCCGATGGCGCGGGCAAGGCGTGGGAGCAGATCCTCATCGGCACCGGCGAAGAGCACCATGACGGGGCCATCGCGGTGGACATCGATGGGGACGGCGACCTGGACGTGATCTCCGTCGGATACACGCACAACCGTGTCCTGCTGTACGAGAATCTCGCGATCGACACGATCGTCGTGGCGATTCCGCCCATCATCACCCAGCACCCCTCATCGGTGAGCGCCGCGGTCGGACAGACGGCATCCTTCTCCCTCGTGGCAACGGGAACGGCAACACTGGGGTACCAGTGGCAGCGCAACGGTACGGCGATCAGCGGAGCCACGGCCGCCACGTACACCACGCCGGCGCTTGCGAAGGCCGACAGTGGCGCGGTGTTCCGGTGCGTCGTCACCAACACCGCGGGCTCTGCCACAAGCAACCCTGCAACGCTTTCTGTCACCAGCGGCGGCATCGTTTCCGATGACTTCCGGTCGGCAGCGCTCAACACGGCACTGTGGACCGTCGTCAACCCGGCCCCGGTGTCGACATTCGCCCTGACGGGGAGTGGCACGGCAAGTGCGCGGCTCACGGTGAGCATCCCTGCGGGGTCATCCCATGATGCCTGGGATACAGGCAACTTCACACCACGCATCCTGCAGCCGACGACCAACACGGACTTTGAGGTGGAAGCGAAGTTCGAATCAACGCTCGCGGCGCTCTATCAGTTCCAGGGTATCGTCGTCCAGCAGGATGCATCGAACTATGTACGCTTTGATTTCGTTCGGGAAAGTTCCGCCACCCGCTTCTTTAGCGCATCGTTCGTAGCAAATACGCCGACGGTGCGGAGGGATGTCGTGATAACCAATACCAATCCGGTCTATCTCCGCGTGAAGCGCGCAGGCAATCAATGGACGGGATCATATTCGTCCAATGGTTCCACGTGGACCAGCGGCGTGACCTTCTCCCATACGCTGATCGCAACATCCATCGGGCCGTTCTTCGGGAATCAGGGCAACACGCCATCCACGGCACCGGCATTCACCGGGATCATCGATTATTTCTTCAACACCGCTGCACGGATCTCCCCGGAGGACGGCGTGGCGGGCAAGGAGGCTGTGCCCGCAGAACTTCGTGTTCCGGGGGCGACATATCTGGACAACAATTATCCCAATCCGTTCAATCCCGAGACCCGGATCCGGTTCGGCCTTCCGGTGGATGGGCCGGTCAGCGTGGCGGTCTACAATAGTCTCGGTGAGAGGGTCGCTGTGTTGCAGGATGGTTGGATGGAAGCCGGTCACCACGAACTTGTGTTCGACGGCGCCGGCCTTTCCAGCGGCGTGTATTTCTGCAGGATGCAGGCCGGCGGATACACAGGGACGAAAAAGCTCGCATTGGTGAGATAA
- a CDS encoding FGGY-family carbohydrate kinase — protein sequence MATRSRKKTPAGPLVIGLDCSTTSAKAIAFDSDGRAVAHAHASIPLHSPRPGHYEQDPEDWWSAARRSLRAVARQVDPARIAAVGIANQRETFVPFDAHGIPLRPAIVWLDERCKEDVEPFAAKVGRRKIHMITGKPVDYAPVVYRLAWMKKHEPALFRRIAMVADVHAYLTWRLAGLWRTSHASADPLGLFAMERRSWSPDVLRPLGLGTRQLPDALPPGSVLGVVSAEAARSTGLCEGTLVVAGGGDGQCAGLGSNALSAKRAYLNFGTAFVAGVFGKEYRVSNAFRTMTAIAEQGYYYELSLRAGTFSLDWFLGSVLGVGRGSMPRVHADLTRQAAQIRPGSDGLRFLPYICGAMNPYWDVHARGAFTGMSSSHTQAHFYRAILEGIAFEQAFALEAVEQTVGMKVGELVAIGGGAANLLWTTMMADITGRRIVLPAMREASTLGAGIAAAMGAGWYPTFAAAARSMTGSSRALAPDPVRRALYRPQLQEYQRIYPSLKRI from the coding sequence ATGGCAACACGTTCCAGGAAAAAGACCCCGGCCGGCCCGCTCGTCATCGGGCTCGACTGCAGCACGACCAGTGCCAAGGCTATCGCGTTCGACAGCGATGGCCGTGCCGTGGCACACGCCCACGCCTCCATTCCCCTTCACTCGCCCCGGCCCGGTCACTACGAGCAGGACCCTGAAGACTGGTGGTCTGCCGCCCGACGCTCTCTCCGCGCCGTGGCGCGTCAGGTCGATCCCGCACGTATCGCCGCCGTCGGGATCGCGAACCAGCGCGAGACGTTCGTACCCTTTGATGCCCATGGCATCCCGCTCCGGCCTGCGATCGTGTGGCTGGATGAACGGTGCAAGGAAGATGTGGAGCCGTTCGCTGCGAAGGTCGGACGCCGGAAGATCCATATGATCACGGGCAAGCCGGTGGACTATGCTCCGGTCGTGTACCGCCTCGCATGGATGAAAAAGCACGAACCGGCGCTGTTCCGCCGTATCGCGATGGTGGCGGATGTGCACGCGTATCTGACGTGGCGGCTCGCAGGGTTGTGGCGCACCAGTCATGCAAGTGCCGATCCTCTGGGGTTGTTCGCCATGGAACGCCGCTCGTGGTCGCCTGACGTGCTTCGCCCTCTCGGACTCGGGACCCGTCAACTGCCGGATGCACTTCCGCCCGGTTCGGTCCTCGGTGTGGTAAGTGCGGAAGCAGCCCGGAGCACGGGATTGTGTGAAGGTACACTGGTGGTGGCCGGCGGGGGCGACGGCCAGTGTGCGGGCCTGGGCTCCAATGCACTGTCAGCGAAGCGGGCCTATCTCAATTTCGGCACGGCGTTCGTTGCCGGGGTGTTCGGCAAAGAGTACCGTGTGAGCAATGCGTTCAGGACCATGACCGCGATCGCCGAACAGGGATACTACTATGAGTTGAGCCTGCGGGCCGGCACCTTCTCCCTCGATTGGTTCCTGGGGAGCGTGCTCGGTGTCGGCCGTGGGTCGATGCCGCGTGTCCATGCGGATCTCACACGGCAGGCCGCGCAGATCCGGCCGGGCTCCGATGGCCTCCGGTTCCTTCCGTACATCTGCGGCGCGATGAATCCCTACTGGGATGTGCATGCCCGCGGTGCATTCACCGGAATGTCCTCATCCCACACACAAGCGCACTTCTATCGTGCGATCCTCGAAGGGATCGCCTTCGAGCAGGCGTTCGCCCTGGAGGCGGTCGAGCAAACGGTAGGCATGAAGGTCGGCGAACTCGTCGCCATCGGTGGTGGCGCGGCCAATCTGCTCTGGACCACGATGATGGCCGACATCACCGGCCGGAGGATCGTTCTCCCCGCGATGCGCGAAGCCTCGACCCTTGGTGCTGGTATCGCCGCGGCGATGGGAGCCGGGTGGTATCCGACATTTGCCGCAGCGGCGCGGTCGATGACAGGAAGCAGTCGTGCGCTCGCTCCCGATCCCGTGCGACGGGCGCTGTATCGTCCGCAGCTCCAGGAGTATCAACGCATCTATCCATCCCTGAAACGTATCTGA